Genomic segment of Tissierella sp.:
TGCCCCTACAAGTCATGTTAATATAGCAAGATACTTTGGAGAAACATCTTCATGGACATATAATGGAAAGGATGTAGATTATCTAAATGGAAATATTGGGATAATATCAATCGTTGACAGGGTGGTTGATCTACTATTAAACAAGCCTTATGATAATTTTATCTTATTAAGGAATAGAGTTATAAGAAAAAGTACTAATTTAGAGGAGGCTAGAATCAAGGTTGAAAACTCCAATGCTAAAATTTTAATGTTTTATGGCGAAGATGATAGGGTTTGGGATGCTAGATCTTCTTCTAATATAATAAAAGAATATGCTAAAAATGAAATTATCATTCATGGATATGAAAATTCAGGGCATGACTTTTCAGGTGGGATTCTTATGAAGGAAGATGGTTATTACATGGTTAATGGTGGAAATCTTGATTCTAATATAGAAGCAGATTTAGATAGCAAGAGAATTCTTCTTGAGATTCTTGAACTATGGCATAAATAGTCAATTCAAGGAGTTAATTATTAAGAGTAAATAAATCAAATAAACTTTAGGAGGCGGGTTATGAGAAGAAAAAGAAAAAGGCAGTTAATTATTATTTCATTAGTTTTACTGATAGGTATTAGTTCACTTATGCTTTTGAAAAAGGGAAAAGAAGCAATTATAGTGGAGCAAAGTCAAGTAGAAGCTGTAGAAGCCTTAACATTGGAAGACAAATTGCATGACTTTGAGTACATATATAGCTTTGTAGAAAATAACTACCCTTTATTAAAAGTAAATGAAAGAGTTAATGGTGTTAACTGGTTAGGAGAAAAAGAAAATTTTATCAAGGCAATAGAAAGCACAGATTCAGATGAAATGTTTATGGATGAATTAGGAAAAATTCTAGAAAAATTAAATGATGCAGATAATAATGTGGTAGAAATGCATTTCTATAAAAATTATTATGCAGGAACTGTAAATAAAGAAGGAGATAAAATATCGCCTTGGAGTGATGTGATTACTCAAGAAAATACAATGAAACGCTATAGATTTGATGAATCTCAATTGAAATTAGTTACTAATTCTAACCAACATGTAGAAAAGACTTCAAAATCATCCTACTTTAGTCAAGATATAATTGTGCCCAATGAAGTGGCATATTTAAAAATACATAGCATGGATCCAGATAATTTAGAAGAAGATGGCCATCTAATCAGAGAATTTTTTAAGGAAGTTAAAGATTACAAAAAACTAATTATTGATGTTAGAGCAACAAGCTACTGGGTTGGAGATACGGATGATTATTGGATAAAAAATATAGTTGAACCACTGACAAATAAGGAGATATCAGTAGATAATTATATACTAGGTAGGGGAGGATATGGGAAAACATTTCATGAATACAAGGGGATGAAATTCTCTCCAATAGAAGAACTAGCTAATGGAGAAATAAGTGCTGAATTACAGGCAGATTTCGACTATTACAGTATTGCTAATAGGACAATTAGCCCCGTAGAAGCAGTAGGATTTACAGGTGAAATATATGTACTGATAAACAATAAAACATTGGTTTTAGCAGAAAATTTTGCTGCATTCTGTAAAGATAGTGGATTCGCAACTTTAGTTGGTGAAACTACATCAGGCATAAATTGGCCTTTTGACACTGTAATATTCTCCTTACCAAAGAGTGGAATATTAGTTAATATGAGAAATTTAATTGGTCTAAACAAGGATGGAAGCATAAGAGAAGAGGTCAATATTAGACCAGATATAGAAGTGACTGCTGCAATTGGGTCAACCTATGAAAGAGATTCTGCTATACAATATATAATTAATAATTAAGATATGATGAAATAAGGCATTGAAGGATATAGATACCTAAATTTATAAAACACACAAATATGTTGACTAATTTGAGCTAATTATACTATGATAGTTGTATCTAGCTTATAGATAGTCAACATTTTTTAATATAATTTTACATAAGAGGAGGTCCTTCGTTGAAAAAGGTTGTTATATCATTTATTAGACTTTTTGTAGGATATTTTGTATGTGCCATAGGCATGGTAATGACCATCAATGCGAATTTAGGAGTTGCACCATGGGATGTACTGCACCAAGGGCTTGGTAATGTAACTGGATTAACCCTAGGAAAAGCAAATATAATGGTTGGGTTGACTATTATAATAATTGATATAGTCTTAGGTCAAAATATTGGCTGGGGAACTATATTTAATATGACATCTATAGGAGTATTTATTGACATTTTAATGAGCAACAATTTAATTCCTATTTTTGATAGCTTTTTACCTAGTTTATTGATGATGATTATAGGGATGATTATATTAGGATATGGGGTCTTTATATATATTGGTGCAGGCTATGGTGCTGGACCTAGAGATGGCCTTATGGTTGCTTTGACTATAATAACAAAGAAATCTGTTAGATTTGTGAAGAATTCAGTAGAAATATTGGCTTTAGTAGTTGGATACTTTTTAGGTGGATCTGTTGGTATTGGAACAGCCATAATGTCTATATTAGGAGGATATTTCTTCCAATTTGCATTTAAGACAGTTAACTTTAATGTATCTGAAGTAAAACATAGATGGATTAAGGATGATATAAAGTTTATAAAAGAAAAGTTAGTCAAAATTAAAGAGGATGAAGCTTAGGCTTCATCCTCTTTGTATCATTATTTAACTAATTTTTGAACGCCTGTTAATGTAGAATTTTCATCCATTGAGAAGGTTTTTTCAGCTTCTTCATTTAAGAAGTAGATATTACCTTCTACATCTGCATGTACTAATTGGAAATTAGGAGCTTCAACATAAATATCTCCTACAAATTTACCATGTTGTATTCTAGCACTTGGGCTCTTAATAGTTAATTTAGGAGCAGTTAATGTAAGTTCAACAGTTGTAGCTTTAGCGGAGTTTTGATCATATAAAGCAATTTTACGAGCAGGTACATCTCTATTTGTCTTTTCTCCATCTAAAACAAGTTCCTTATCAGTAGTTATATTATCGTGTAAAATTACTATCCATGCCCCATCTTTTCCAAAGGTTCTTTCTAAATCAGCATTAGTATAAACCCTAGAAGCAGAAGATAAAGCATCAACTTCCATAACTTCTTTCTTACCTGTTAGAGTACTTGCTTCATCCATCTTAAATGAATCAAAGAATTCTTGTCTAGCAAAGAAAATATTACCTTCAACATCAGCATCAACTAATTGGAATCCTGGAGCAACAACATAGATATCTCCAATAAATTTACCTTTTTGAATTTTAGCATTAGTGCTTTTAACAGTTAACTTAGGAGCAGTTAATGTATATTCAGCTATAGTTTGCTTAGTAGAATCTTGGTCATATAAAGCAATTTTACGAGCAGGTACATTTCTGTTAGCGAATGTAGTCTCTAAAGAAAGTTCTTCATCAGAAGTTATATTATTTTGGAAGGTAACAATCCATTTACCGTCTTTTCCAAAAGCTCTCTTTAAATCATTGTTAGTATAAACTCTTGAAGCAGAAGACAAAGAATCAACTTCCATAACTTCTTGTTTACCTGTTAGAGTACTTGCTTCATCCATAACAAATGAAGCTTTATACTCTTCGTTAGCAAAGTAAATATTACCTTCAACATCAGTATCAACTAATTGGAAGTTAGGAGCAGCAACATAAATATCTCCAACAAACTTACCCCTTTGTAATTTAGCATTAGCACTCTTAATAGTTAATGATTTTGCTGTTAATGTAAATTCTGATATTGATTTTTTATTAGAATCTTGGTCATATAAAGCAACTTTACGAGCTGCATTTCCTTTATTTAAGAAGCTACCGTCTAAAACAAGTTCTTTTTCAGTAGTTAAATTATCTTGCATAGTAACTATCCACTTACCATCTTTTCCGAAAGCTCTTTCTAAATCGCTTTCAACATATACTCTAGAAGCAGAAGATACTGTATCAACTTCCAATACTTCTTGTTTGCCAGTAATCGTAGTTTTTTCGTCTATTTTTGTACTAGTTTTTATTTCTTCGTTAGCAAAGTAAACATTACCTACTACATCAACATCAACAAATTGGAAATTAGGAGAAACAACATATATATCTCCAACAAATTTACCATTTTGAATCTTAGCGTTAGCACTCTTGATAGTTAAAGATTTAGCAGTTAATGTATACTCATCTATTGGTAATTTTTCACCAGGTG
This window contains:
- a CDS encoding S41 family peptidase; translated protein: MRRKRKRQLIIISLVLLIGISSLMLLKKGKEAIIVEQSQVEAVEALTLEDKLHDFEYIYSFVENNYPLLKVNERVNGVNWLGEKENFIKAIESTDSDEMFMDELGKILEKLNDADNNVVEMHFYKNYYAGTVNKEGDKISPWSDVITQENTMKRYRFDESQLKLVTNSNQHVEKTSKSSYFSQDIIVPNEVAYLKIHSMDPDNLEEDGHLIREFFKEVKDYKKLIIDVRATSYWVGDTDDYWIKNIVEPLTNKEISVDNYILGRGGYGKTFHEYKGMKFSPIEELANGEISAELQADFDYYSIANRTISPVEAVGFTGEIYVLINNKTLVLAENFAAFCKDSGFATLVGETTSGINWPFDTVIFSLPKSGILVNMRNLIGLNKDGSIREEVNIRPDIEVTAAIGSTYERDSAIQYIINN
- a CDS encoding peptidoglycan-binding domain-containing protein, whose protein sequence is MNKRLIASVSCAALLLSSTSLAANTNSIKTAVDAVATATTAAPAPSTPATPTPSTPAPSAPKPTTTAPKATPVTENATEITRLLALNSVGSDVSLLQALLISNGYVLKVDGIYGVKTLAAVESYQGKNGLRVDGIVGPKTLAKLSPVVAEKPVEEVVDAVTTPSKVVKVEDIEKALSKDGAWMAYLTSDITTDKDLVLDANFTNKDKTARKLALYNYVTPGEKLPIDEYTLTAKSLTIKSANAKIQNGKFVGDIYVVSPNFQFVDVDVVGNVYFANEEIKTSTKIDEKTTITGKQEVLEVDTVSSASRVYVESDLERAFGKDGKWIVTMQDNLTTEKELVLDGSFLNKGNAARKVALYDQDSNKKSISEFTLTAKSLTIKSANAKLQRGKFVGDIYVAAPNFQLVDTDVEGNIYFANEEYKASFVMDEASTLTGKQEVMEVDSLSSASRVYTNNDLKRAFGKDGKWIVTFQNNITSDEELSLETTFANRNVPARKIALYDQDSTKQTIAEYTLTAPKLTVKSTNAKIQKGKFIGDIYVVAPGFQLVDADVEGNIFFARQEFFDSFKMDEASTLTGKKEVMEVDALSSASRVYTNADLERTFGKDGAWIVILHDNITTDKELVLDGEKTNRDVPARKIALYDQNSAKATTVELTLTAPKLTIKSPSARIQHGKFVGDIYVEAPNFQLVHADVEGNIYFLNEEAEKTFSMDENSTLTGVQKLVK